In Lemur catta isolate mLemCat1 chromosome 1, mLemCat1.pri, whole genome shotgun sequence, one DNA window encodes the following:
- the THNSL1 gene encoding threonine synthase-like 1: MLHLNRCQHLKQITQKCFSGIRVKTDKHAQLFLTRTIALAELRKSWHSTRSLVGDKNIILMGPPGAGKTTVGRIIGQKLGCCVIDVDEDILEKTWNMSVSEKLQDVGNEQFLEEEGKAVLNFSASGSVISLTGSNPMHDASMWHLKQNGIVVYLDVPLIDIISRLKLMKVDRIVGHNSGTSMKDLLKFRKQYYKKWYDARVFCESGASPVEVADKVLSAVKRYQDVDSETFISTRHIWPKDYEQKVSAKFFSEAVVEGLASDGGLFVPEKEFPKLSCGEWKSLVGATYIERAQILLERCIHPADIPAARLGEMIENAYGESFTCSKIAPVRHLTGNQFILELFHGPTGSFKDLSLQLMPHFFAHCIPPSCNYMILVATSGDTGSAVLNGFSRLNKNDKQRIAVVTFFPENGVSDFQKAQIIGSQRENGWAVGVTSDFDFCQTAVKRIFEDADFTGFLTVEYGTLLSSANSINWGRLLPQIVYHASAYLDLVSQGFIPFGSPVDVCIPTGNFGNILAAVYAKLMGIPIRKFICASNQNHVLTDFIKTGHYDLRERKLAQTFSPSIDILKSSNLERHLHLMSNKDGQLMTKLFNQLENQHHFQIEKILVEKLQQDFVADWCSEGECLAAINSTYNTSGYILDPHTAVAKVVADRMQDKTCPVIISATAHYSKFAPAIMQALKIQGINQTSSSQLYLLGSYNALPPLHGALLERTKHQEKVEYQVCAADVSVLKDHVEKLIQKSIHMKVS, from the coding sequence atgctcCACTTAAACCGATGTCAGCATCTGAAACAGATAACACAGAAATGTTTTTCTGGTATACGCGTTAAAACGGATAAACATGCACAGCTCTTTCTTACGAGAACCATTGCACTTGCAGAATTAAGGAAGTCATGGCATTCCACCCGCTCTCTTGTTGGagacaaaaatattattctgatgGGACCTcctggtgctgggaaaacaaCAGTAGGCAGAATAATAGGTCAGAAACTAGGTTGTTGTGTCATAGATGTGGATGAGGATATCCTTGAAAAAACCTGGAATATGAGTGTGTCTGAAAAATTACAGGATGTCGGTAATGAGCAATTtttagaagaggaaggaaaagctgTGTTAAACTTCTCTGCATCTGGAAGTGTGATTTCCCTTACTGGGTCCAATCCAATGCATGATGCTAGCATGTGGCATCTGAAGCAAAATGGAATAGTTGTATACCTGGATGTGCCTCTAATAGATATAATTAGTCGTCTAAAGTTAATGAAGGTAGATAGGATCGTAGGTCATAATTCTGGAACATCTATGAAGGACTTGcttaaatttagaaaacaatattaTAAGAAGTGGTACGACGCTCGCGTTTTCTGTGAGAGCGGGGCTTCCCCAGTGGAGGTAGCTGACAAAGTGCTAAGTGCAGTTAAAAGATACCAAGATGTAGACTCAGAAACATTCATTTCAACGAGACACATTTGGCCCAAAGACTATGAACAGAAGGTTTCAGCAAAATTCTTCAGCGAAGCTGTGGTCGAGGGTTTAGCTTCTGATGGTGGACTCTTTGTTCCTGAGAAGGAGTTTCCAAAATTAAGCTGTGGGGAGTGGAAAAGCTTAGTCGGAGCAACCTACATAGAAAGAGCACAAATACTACTGGAAAGGTGCATACATCCTGCAGACATCCCTGCTGCCAGATTGGGAGAAATGATTGAAAATGCTTATGGGGAAAGCTTCACCTGCTCAAAAATCGCCCCTGTCAGGCACCTTACGGGCAACCAGTTCATCCTGGAGTTGTTCCACGGACCAACGGGATCATTTAAAGATTTGTCTTTACAGCTTATGCCTCATTTTTTTGCACACTGCATTCCACCGAGCTGCAATTATATGATACTTGTTGCTACTTCGGGAGACACAGGGAGCGCAGTCTTAAATGGTTTTAGTCGTCTTAATAAGAATGACAAGCAAAGGATAGCTGTGGTTACATTTTTTCCTGAGAATGGAGTGAGTGACTttcaaaaagcacaaataattgGCAGTCAGAGAGAAAATGGATGGGCCGTGGGTGTCACTTCAGATTTTGATTTTTGCCAGACAGCtgtaaaaagaatttttgaagatgCTGACTTTACTGGCTTTCTTACTGTGGAATATGGAACACTCTTAAGTTCAGCTAATTCCATAAACTGGGGCCGCCTGCTTCCCCAGATAGTTTACCATGCTTCCGCGTATCTTGATCTCGTTAGCCAAGGATTTATTCCTTTTGGAAGTCCCGTTGATGTCTGTATTCCCACAGGAAACTTTGGTAACATATTGGCAGCAGTGTATGCCAAACTGATGGGAATCCCCATTCGAAAGTTTATCTGTGCCTCTAATCAGAACCATGTTTTGACTGATTTTATAAAAACAGGACATTATGATCTGAGGGAAAGAAAATTAGCACAAACCTTTTCACCATCCATAGACATTCTGAAATCTTCAAACCTAGAACGACACTTACACTTAATGTCTAATAAAGATGGACAACTAATGACAAAATTATTCAATCAATTAGAAAATCAGCACCACTTCCAGATAGAAAAGATTCTAGTTGAGAAACTTCAGCAGGATTTTGTAGCAGACTGGTGCTCTGAGGGAGAGTGCCTAGCAGCTATTAACTCCACCTACAACACTTCAGGGTATATTCTGGATCCACACACTGCTGTCGCAAAAGTGGTTGCAGACCGAATGCAGGACAAAACGTGCCCAGTGATCATCTCAGCCACAGCTCATTACTCCAAGTTTGCACCTGCTATCATGCAGGCTCTGAAGATTCAAGGAATCAACCAGACTTCCTCAAGTCAGCTGTATCTGCTGGGTTCATACAATGCGTTACCTCCACTGCATGGAGCTTTACTAGAGAGAACAAAACACCAAGAGAAGGTGGAGTACCAGGTCTGCGCAGCTGATGTGAGCGTCCTGAAGGATCATGTGGAAAAACTAatccaaaaatcaattcacaTGAAAGTTTCctga